TATTCCCAGAATTTGCGATTAGACTGAACTGGTTGCCAAACTTACCCATTCTCTTGGTCAGCATCTGAACGGTTAAGTGTTCCCCGGAGGGTTCATAGTTACAGCTGGAGGTTCTTGTCTTCTTCTACTGCAGACAGTCagtctctgtcctctctttcactctctctaactttgtctctgtcttgctCTGCTTCTTGTCTTGGAGACCAGCTGGGCCAACCACCACCGAAGCCTGCTGGAGTAAAACTGCTCAGAGTCTAAACGTGACCGGCCTTAAAGGTTTTTCTTGGGGAGAAAAAGCCCACATCCCACTGTCAGTCAAGCTGCAGAGCATAGTTTCAGCTGGGCTGCCATCCAAACAGACATGAAACTATTCTATTTCAGTCTGCCATATGAGCAGTGGTGCTGttcagaggaggggggggggtctgtGGTGGAGCATGTAATTGCAGAGTGACCAGTTATGGTGAGATGTAATTGCAGACCTCATCAGATGGGGAGAAACTGCCAACAACACAAGGTAAAGGACTTTTAAATAagacttaaagaaaaaaagaaacaacacagaccACATAAATAAATGAGGAGCTGGGTTCCAGATgtggcagcagagggagggtgtggacaaaaagaaagagagggagggacaaAAAAGAGGGCCAGATGAAGGAACTGCAATGGCAGCAGAATGAAATCCCATTTCTGACACAGTGAAAGGGTGTTTACCTTCCCAGGAACAGTCGCACACGAGGGGGAACTGAGGAAGGTGAGAGGATGTCAGGGCGGCCTTATGTTGTTTCTGGACCTTCACCGCGAGTTCTCCTGGGTGTCTGGTTTCACGTCAGCCTTGGAAATGACTACCTTATGGAAAAATTGGGAGCTTTAAAAATGAGgagggaaaatgaaaaaataaactgcagtggGCTGGTTTCCATTACGAGCGAGACTCAGCTGGTCGGGGTTGCAGCAGTTAATATTGATACGTATTCGTGAGTGAAAAAGTAGGATTTCATCATGTGAACTGGgcgtctccacacacacacacacacacccatgagCATGCAGGACCTGTTAGACTATAGAACCAGTAAATATTAACTCTAGCTTAAATGTGAATGCAAACAGCTAATTTCCTCACATAATTTACCTAATTTCCTGTCAAAAGCATCAGGAGACTCCTGGAAGCACATATATAGAGGCACATTACTGCTGTTAAGGTCATCCTGAGACAGTTATTTGAAGGAATAGTTTTTGCAAATAACCTTTTTGCTCTATTGCTAGGATTTCCAGTATCAAAGGTTTGGACACACTTTGGGATTCATTGgtgtagaaaacaaaacaaaaaaaaaacatgtaaacaaaagaaaatgtgctttacTATTTAAATTCTTTACCTTCTGCTTTGATACCAGCTTTGTACACTTTGTTTATCTCAAACCATCTCAGCTGGCCTCAGGTTAGGTGATTATTTAGGTCATTTGATTTAGGCCTTACATAAATAACTTGAATATGTGTTTTGGTTCCCTGTGCTGCTGAAACATCAAATGCGAACCTGGTGGGATGGAAGGTCAACTGCAACTTCGAAGGCACCCTCACACCATCATACAGTCTCTGCTTCATGCCTCACTATTAAAGTTCATAACATTTTTGCTTGGTCAGATAGAGAGCCTGAGACAAGTTGGTGGATGTATGGATATAGGTAGTGTTATGGatataaacaaagacaaagacttaATATCCATAATCCCTATACCCACACAGCTGCAACAAGGCCAGCTGAGAAGCTAGAAAAGTCTTGTGATGACTTTTTgatttttactttctttatttagtaagatgttttgatttttgaaaCCTAAATGCTAGGTCCAAAAGCAGTAAGAAGCAAACTGCACCAAAGTTACACAGCATCAACATCACTACCACtaagtttttaatttgattttacttACATCTTCTGCAAAGGTCTTTCCTCTTAGCATTACATAATCTACTAGCGTTTATAGCTGTGTTAATTGTTAGTGGGCTTAATTTTCAATGTTCCAACAATCGGTGTCGTCTCATTTAGCTACTTGCTAGCctttttaagacatttaaaaacctaaaaattaCAAGTGTATTTACTTAACATCATTTTATGTCCTACAATAAAACCTGAAAATATCTTGACCTGGTGTTCAACTCTAGGCCCAGGGAATCAGAAGTGTTAAAATGCTGAGTCATTTCCAGGTTTTAGATTACTACAGTACTATCTCTGTGTCAGCAGATGAACCTCTAATTTCATATTCAAAGCTGTGGATGCATCTTTGtccctgaaaatgaaaattaaacctCTCAAGCACGCCTCattgttcagaaaaaaaaaagaaatgctcgTTGAGGGATTGCATTAGATTACAGAAGCTAATGGCACAGATGCTTGTCCAGACATGACTTCACCTCTGTGTTTCCCAAAAACTTGAGCTAGTTctttataacattaaaaaaagaagcatctTCCAAAGCCTCGGGTCTTGAAATGAGTTTGTGGGGTACATTTCTGGGAATTGGATGGCACGTCTTCTCTCGGGAGATGGGGGCTTTTGCGTCTTGGTTTCTTTTATACGAACCATCTAATTTCCAACTGGAAAGGCCCCATTCAAAGCAGATGTGTACCATTAGGGCTGCTTTTCTCATTGGCCTAGTGGGATTGTTAGATTACTGTTCGGAGAGAAGCTTGAAGCCAAACCGACCCACGAATCAGCCCTCGACCTCCCGTCACCCTCAATTATCAGAATAtaagaaggggggggggggttatttctttccttctcaGTCCTGCAGGAATAGTTTCCATGTGGATTCCAGAGAGGCTCCGACTTTCTCCAGACAGatagtgagacagagagagcatgAGTGGAAAGACTGTGAAATCAACTGACAGATGATTGAGTGTGAATAAAGCACAAATCCCCTTTCTGTTTATCGTCCAACAGCATAAGTTCACATCTTATTATAAAAGAAAATCCCTCATCTGGCAATTATGGAAATGAAGTCAGTAAGTTGAACAGGTGGGTTTATGAACAATTATTTAttgctgtgtttattgttgctgttgcaTGTTTGACATATTGGTTGGTTTATCATATATTACTTGGATGGAGTCTAAACTAAACCGACTGTTACTCGTACAGACAGCTCTTGTGTGCTTTGGTGTGATGCACACTGTGACAAATATTCTGCATTTGCTCTGGTGCACACTTTGGCATCCATCCGTGGAACCACACAGGATCAAGTGTACCCTGTTTTTCACCCCCACCATTATTAAATGGGCTCATTATCCCTTCAATTTCCAAACTTACAACCCATATTTATCATTCAAAACTAAAGGCCTTTATTTATCCTTCGTTGAAGTTCTGTTTTCCGTTCTCTGCCGTTGATTTTTCTGGAAACGCTGCACCTCGAATACTTTACAAACCATTGGCAGTACATACACGGTGTCTTATTGTTGGGAAATACTGCATGAACATGTATAATTATGTTTATCTGCTTCCCTTTGCgtaattaatgtaatttatgtttGATTTATCCTTACggatctttttaaaaacatcagatccatgttttatttaaatgaaatcacACATGTTGTTATAAAGCATGGATGGTTTTCTATTCATCATACGTCTCCAGAAGTGTCAAACAGGCTGTTGTTTTAAATCAGAAAGTGCCCAAATCTTATATAACCATAATCCTTATCATCTCATTCTTTGTCTCCATGACTCATTCGGTCTTGATTTGCCTCATGTTTtgtacaaatacataaaacGTAACAGGCCTGAAACATCTGCCGAGGTAGTTGAAGAAACTTATGGACAAGAGCTCAAATTTATCACAGATGGATGGtagtttttaaatgcatttattattcaAGTCTGAACTGTGAGACGCTGCAGAGCTCGACTGAAACTTTTTTCAAGATAATTACATTGCCATCTATTGGAgtgctgctgtaaaaacaagaGAACCCCAAACTGTTGAATGTAAAGGCAACTTGAACTATAATGTGTTCTGTAAGCTgtatcagaaataaaaaagaatagaTGGTGTGTCTTGTCAAACCCCAAACTTTGCTGTCTCTGCACTGATGCCAAAAGCACAATATCCTGTGTAATGTCTGTGCTTTTAGCTTCTAATACATCATTTATGTAAATGGAAATAGGCACCAATTCTGACTGGACTGAGTGGTGTGCATTCATCTCCACTGAAGCTAAAGAAGAACAAGTCTGACTGCAGTTTTGGCTGCCTTTTATTAAGCAATTGCCCATGCAGTTGTTATCTATTATCATCATATATCCATATCATATCCATGCTGCTATGGAGTCAGTTGAAAATACTCCCCGTGAAACTGATGTGTTCGCTGCATACAAAGTCACCCAAACTGTACAACAGTAGTGCATGACTGTAGATTTGATTATCAGTGTTTTTGGCAAATTACAGATGTGTGCTACTACTTTCCAGTGTGAGTTTAACCAGTGCTTTACACATGAATCTGTTTCTGTGAAGGTATTATTTATCATGTATGGACAGTGTTTACAAATATTGCAGAAATGAATGTACAAATATGAGCTTTTCAATATTTCAGCTGTTCAACTTCTTTCTACACCTAAATGCTTATAAACCTTTGAAGAATAACACAAGTACCCCAAACCCGAGTGtatctaaaatacattttaatcttGCTGAAATTTGTTTTCACAATATTGTTTACAATATTAATGTGTCTTCATTCTCTTCATCCTCGCTCGGGTCTTCTTTATCGTCTCGAATCAGAGCTGTACAATCATGTTCATGTAAATTGTTCTACATCAAGGCACAAGACAACAGCCGTTGTGGGGGGGCCTTGGGTAGGCTGATCTTTAATGGTCGTCCCTCTCGCACACAGCAAAACAGGGTACGCTTGGGAGGAAGGGGAACTATGGATAATGTTGGAGTATGGAGGATTATGTGGAAGAAATGTGCTCTAACAAGgtggaaggaagaaaaaataagGTGATACCACTGCTGctttcactttattttccaaTGATAGTCATGTATAAAAAAGAAGAACCATTAGGATGTTCTCTTCTTCTGAAGTTCATTTGTTCATGTACATAACTAAAgtgcttttttctgtttgttagtttttttctttctcttactgTATTTGCCAAAAGCAAAAAGGTTTCACTAACAGGATGGAGATGGGGACAGAAAGTCCTGTGACgacgttttatttttttttatcttaagaATGTCAATGTGGACGAGGGGCCAGTCGGTTATTTTCtgcttgattttgttttttggtgatTTTTGctctcaggtttttttttttctgatgttttcttaTTGGGATTCAACctctgaaagacagaaagaaaaaacagaacattttaatttattatcattttaaaacttggcctttttaataacacaaacaaaaatagcacAGACAACACAGAATGGTGGTCAAAGAATGAAGACAGTGGTAGAAAATGAGTCTTCTTTTACCATTTTCCTGAAGTTTTCGGAGCGCTCACATCTGGACGCTTCTCCTCCGCCTCCCAAAGGCCTTGGCGCCAACGTTGGTGGGGACAAAGTTGCTGTTGCCCATTCCTCCCGACCGGCTGAGGAAGTCTGCCAGGCGGTGAGTCACACAGGTTGCCGTGTTGCAGGCTCGCTTCTGTGCTGTAACGCTGCTTCAGGAGAGCAAACGGGGTTAACGCCAGCATCTCTTGTGACACTGAACCagacaacactgacacacagacatacacatacagtctCTTTGTATGCAgaaggtaaaaacacacataaagcaTGCAGtgatttgtaattatttttcagcaGGTTATCCTTTTCCTTACCTTTGGACTTGATGAGAGGTTCAGAGATTATCAGATGCTCTTAACCCTATTAAATGACTTCTATGTCCAGATTTGTAAATGTGTCTATAAGGTACCCATTGACTGTTTTAAAGGAGCCATAAGAATGAGAGTGAGCTAAGGCTTCCTGGTAGAAAAATACGTTTATTGAACAAGAAACATGGTGTCGCAGGAGTGGATCATTTATTAATAGTTGGATTACGTGATCTCTCTTAACTCTTGAATTTCAGGGGCTTTGGCATGCCATCAAATcattgcacatacagtacaccaAAATGAGTGTCTGAACTGGGACCTAACTTACAATTATGAAAAGTGATTGTCTGGAATGATAGTGACAAATCATTCTCTGCCaaaaagagagggaaggagaaaagAACTGAAAGGTTGGTTGCAGTTAAAGGTTGTTTCTCCTCATATCAATCAAGCAGGTAAACTCAACATGCACTTGCCAAtacaaaatcaaaaagaaaaatctgggttgggaaaaggaagaggacataagggaaaagaaaaggaagaggaggagatacAGATGAGGAGGGGTTAGATGCTGTCAAACGTCTCGCCGTAGCTTGCATAGCTGTCGCTCTCAGGCGCACTGCGCTTCTTGCCGGGCGTTCCTGCTCCCACGTTCGTGCGAGGGAACGTCTGCAACTTGTGCAGCTCCTGAGACAGTTTGCCCAACACACAGGTGCTGAGATTGGAGCAGCGCTTGGTTAGGGGCCTGTCCATGCTGTCGGGGAGGggacacacaaaaaacatgcagagaacAGGCTCATAGATAAGAGAAAACATGCAgataacattttgttgtttttttttttgtgcttgtgttttttctttcgTCCATTCACACACTGCTTCTCTcacatgcttttctttctcatgCCACCACAGgttttaaaaaagtataaagaaaaacattcccGCTTCCCTGCATCAtgctttttctgtcttcttcccATCATTCAAAGAACTTGTCATCCTTCCCCTCATGCGCCAaacctccacccccacccccagtCAATCTCATAATGTCACATCTTTTACacccacaaaacaaacagaaaccagtCGCTTCCCACTGTCATGCAACTCCACTTAATTGACATCATGCAGACTTATTTGTTCCGTTAGGCATACACTGTTCACATGCCCGGCAGGCAGGCTGGAAAGAGTAATCTGTTCAAACAAAGTCAAACTCATCCATGCGGGAGGAGGGTCATGACAGAGAATAgagatatttttgtttgtgtgtattagcatctttttatattcattcatttttctctattttagtCTGCAGAGTAGTACATACCTCTATGCCTGACTGAACCCAAGTGAGGGGCTAAAAAGATGCATCTTCATCGGTGTTAAAAGTGAAACCAGAAAATTATGTTGTTCCTACACAAtatccaacacagcagctcaaaAAGGAGCTGTCAGTTAATGTTGAGGCCAAAGAAGTTTGGTTTAATAAGTTACCCGTCTATTCTCTCATTAGCAGAATCCTTTGTTGGCTGATTCTGTGCAGGgaaaaatttgtttttaaaaatattcttaATGAAAAAGAGTCATCTGTACCTGTTTCCTTCAGTTgcctgctgctccagctcctctgcCGTCATCTGCACAAACTCCTTGACAATGGCGTTGAGTAACCTTCGCGCCTCATAGTCCGTGAGCGTGACTCGGTCTGACATGGACTCTAAACCCGGTCTGTGGTGACGGGGCGAGCAGGGAGGATTTCAGAGGTGTTGGGGGAGGACAGGCATTGAGATCAGCATTAAATCATTTAGCTAGAATTATCACCTGCAGTTAAAAGGTGGGGTGGGGAGTGGGGGTATACAGGGGTGTTAGGGTGGGGTAGGGTGCTGATGGAGTGGCCGGATGGATAGGAGGGGTCAGTAAGGTTGGCTGGGACGTCACCAACTCTGAGAGGGATGACGTCTGAGTTGGAGGGCCCCCAGCCAACGTGGGGAAACAATCTAGGGAAAGTGCCCCATCTGAGTGAGGGGCTGCAACCGGTTTTAGATTTATTACTAAATCAATAGCTTCATGGGAACAGTGTGGGGAGTGGCTCGAATGAGGCTTTATATACTTATACAGATCTAATTTAACGTTCTCTGAATGAATtacacttgttttttctgtttgtgtgttcaatTATTCCATTTcatttaggaaaataaaaaaagtgtatgatttgctgtttttttttttatgttgtgcttAAATGATAAATTTAATCCAACAGataacaaaattattattacattacattttgatatattatgttatatattaaatcatcattattatctGTACTATCtgcatttatttgctttttcttaGTCTGCCTCTTACACAGACCCTTTGCCGTTTCTTCTTCTCATATTTTTAGCATCACAGAA
This DNA window, taken from Anabas testudineus chromosome 6, fAnaTes1.2, whole genome shotgun sequence, encodes the following:
- the LOC113166053 gene encoding calcitonin gene-related peptide isoform X1, translated to MVMLKISAFLVAYALVICQMYCSQAAPARPGLESMSDRVTLTDYEARRLLNAIVKEFVQMTAEELEQQATEGNSVTAQKRACNTATCVTHRLADFLSRSGGMGNSNFVPTNVGAKAFGRRRRSVQM
- the LOC113166053 gene encoding calcitonin-1 isoform X2; the encoded protein is MVMLKISAFLVAYALVICQMYCSQAAPARPGLESMSDRVTLTDYEARRLLNAIVKEFVQMTAEELEQQATEGNSMDRPLTKRCSNLSTCVLGKLSQELHKLQTFPRTNVGAGTPGKKRSAPESDSYASYGETFDSI